AGAGATCGGAATTTCTTCTCTTACGGTAACTGATACTACTTTTCAGTTAAGACTGCTGTTCAACAATAATGAATTCAGCAACAAACAGATTATTTCCATGAGTCCGCAGGGAAGACAATGGGGTAAAGAGCTGTACGATCATTACCTGAAAGATGCTAAACCTATTACCCATATTTAAAACGAGAAATAAGTCTTAAACTGATATTTACTTGTATGTTTTTAGAAGGAGATGGTACTTATGAGTAACTCATTTGTTGATGTCATTTTTGCATCGGAGAAACGAAAAAACGTACTTTTATTGTTACAGGATGGATCAAAAGATATTACCTTTCTTCTTGAACAGCTAAAAACTACAAGAACCTCATTGCTTCCTCAACTGAAGATCATGGAGAAACATGATATCATCTCACATTCAGGAAGTGATTATACACTCACAAGAATGGGCAAACTGCTGGCAGATGCAGCAAAACCTTTCATTGAAACGCTGGAGACTCTGGACAGGAGTGACTCTTATTTATCTTCTCACTATTATGATGGAATCCCTGAACAGTTTCTGAAACGAATCCGGGAAATTAAGGATTTTGTTTTGATAGAACCTGATCATGTGGATGCACAAAGACTGAATGCAGAATATCTTGCAGAGGCGCTTGGATCAAAAGCGATATATTTTGTATTTACGTTCATGCATCCGGGAACTATTCCAGTGCTTCAGCAGTTACTTGATAGTAATATCGATGTTTCGATCATTGACAGCGAAGAACTGACTGACAAGCTAATAAATGAAATGCCAGTTACCTGTCGGTATTTCCTGACATTTGACAACTTTAGGATCCATTCATACTCTGAAAATATAGGTATTTGTTCACTTACAGTAACAGACAATGGATTTTTACTACGGCTTCTGTTCAAGAACAACGAGTTCAGCAATAAACAGATAATTTGTATGAGTCCGCAGGGACGTAAGTGGGCAAAGGACCTTTACGACCATTATGAGAAAGATGCGGTACTGATTACTGATTTTTAAAAAGGGAATGAATTTAAGGCTCTATAGAAATCTTGTTTATATAAGGGACACGAACTTTGTTTTTTTAGTTCCAAACCCAAAAAAACAATTTGCAAGCTAAAACCAAAGAAACCCTCCGCCGAAGGTGGCACATTCCAATACCTCTGCGCAGAGAAAATTGCATTTATGCTTGAGAATTCTACAGAAGGCATGCGAAAAAGTAGTCCACTGCAAATGTCAATTATTAATCTTTATCTAATGGAAAAACGCCGGCTTCGCCGTACCCTTCGGGACAATTCAAGTTATCTATGGTATGTGATGAATCGATTTATGTTTCCTTTAAGTAAAGGAAGGATTTCTACAAAGCCTAAAAAATGGTTCATTAAGAACCATTTTAATCAATTTTATTCGTAAGCTTCCAGAGCAAGCTCGAATTCCTCATCTGCTTTGTCGTAATTTTTATCATCCATGTATCCGCAGGCTTTTCCACAATGTTCTGAGAAAGCTATAATCATATCATATGCAACACTGCTTTCAATTGCAGTAATTGAGAGTTCAGAATAATCTGAATCTTCAAGATCTGAAATTAAATCTCTGGTATCGGTAAAGTTTGATGCGGAGTATTCAAAGCAAGTTTGAGCTTTCTCCCATTTCTCTTCTTCGTAATATTCAAGAGCTTTATCATAGTTTTCCCATCCATATACTTGAGCTGAAAGACTCTTTTTAAGAGTAAGAAGTTCTGACGTTATTTCCAGGTTATTGTATACAGATTCTCTGTCTAATATCAGAATTGGCTTTAATTCGACAGGAACTTCATCCATTTCAATTTGAGATGACAACTCCTTTGCATTTTCCAGATTTGGAATTGCACTCTCAAGAGATGTTCCAAACTTTGCAATTTCATCATGAGCGCTATCATATTCATCGATATTGATGTAAGTCCTTGCTTTTAGCAGATGATCATAACAATCCAGAAGGTCTTCCTCGGCTGCTATGCTTTCCAGATAATAGTTACATATTATCATATTTACGTCAATAAGCTTCTGTTCTTCTGTATCTTCAGTACTGGTATCTTCTAGAATATCCAGTGCATCCTCATAACTGACTTTAGCTGCATAAAGTCTGTTTCGTGCATCAGTAGGTGAATCTGTATCTATATCTTCAATTAATTCTTCTCCGGAAGACATAAGAGAAGTTGCAAGTTCAATATTCTTGCTGGAAGCACTTTGTTTCTCTTCTACACAACCGGACATTGCTAACATTGTCACTAATACTACCATTATAATCCATTTTTTCAAAAATAACCACCTTTTGTATCAACATTATAACTTGCTGAATAAGTAGGGATTGTTAATATGTCATAAAAATTTGTCGATTATATTTTGAAAAGTGCCTATCATATGAAATAAATTATGAATTTGAGCACTTCGTAAGTCGCATAGAATACCGCTGGAATTCCAACTGTAAGTATGGCCTGTTTTGTTGAGAGATTCCTCCCATGTTTCATTCCATTCATCCATATATACAACGCCAGACCAAATAGTGCAATGGATAACAAGGTGCTGAACACATTAAGAGGTATATTTGCGTAGATCAGTTCATGTACAAACATGCTTGTATCACCTGTCTTATCCATGTTTTCAATTATGGCAATAAGATCGATCTCAGGGATCAATAACCATAAATAAACAGGTGTAAGCAGGGTGTCTATGATGTAAGGAATAAAACCATAAGATGTGAATTCAAGTATTCTTTTAAAACTGCCAGTTCCACGGAATATAGCAGAGAAAAGATAAAACACACCAGCGGTTGTAATCCACATAATAAGAATTCCAATTAAAGAAATTATCAGGATCATCAGGAGAATTATTGCAAAAAACATGTACATGCCAGAAGTAATTGAAGAAAGGTCCATTGCTGAGTTTGAAGAATAATGAGATATGAATATTATTGAGACTAGGGTTAGCATGAATAATCTTGCCAGCCAGAGACCTAAAATAATGTAAAGTGGTCTTTTCAGATCTTCCGGTTCATTCATTCTGTTCCTGAAAAACTCATTAGGATCTCTAAATAATTCCAGCATACCTTTTCCAGCCTTGAGATGTGTTTGTAAAATATCATCCTGATAAGAAAGTTCTTTACGAAAAGAAAACGGCTCTCTATAAATATTTTGCTAATCGTTGCAGAAAAAAGAACCCTGTAGAAATCCTGATTATATGAGTGACATAAACTTTGCTTTTATAATCACAAAACCAAAAAAAACAGAAAGTATTCCACCGCACATGTCTATTATTTAATCTTTATCTGATGGGAAAACGCCGGCTTCGCCGGATACTTCGTTTTCAATCAAGATATTCATTAGCCGGCAAAAGAAGAACTAATATTCTTATAGTTCAGTAATTCCGCTCGCCAAAAATAGCAGAGCCGATACGAACCATTGTGGCTCCTTCTTCGATAGCAACCCTGTAATCACCGGACATTCCCATGGAGAGTTCCTTCAGGTCAATATTATCGAACTTTCCCTGCGTTTCTGCTTTCAGTTCATCAAAAAGAGCTTTCATCTTCCTGAAATAAGGACGTACCTGTTCCGGTGGAACATAGGGCGGGATACACATCATTCCTGTGACCCGGACATTATTGAGCAGAGATATTTCAGTAATCTCCTGCCCGATGTCATCGATTTTAAAACCGGATTTCTGTGGCTCATCACCAATATTCACCTGAAGAAAGATTTTCTGAATCTTGCCAATATCCTCAGCTCTTTTATCAATTTCCTGAGCCACTTTCAATGAATCTACTGACTGGATAACATCAAAATACTCTACGGCCTTTTTCACCTTATTAGTCTGCAAATGTCCTATCATATGTTTTTCACATGAAAGAAGCCTGTCAGCCTTTTCCTCAAACTCCTGAACCCTGTTCTCTCCGATTATAGTTGCACCTGCTTTGATAGCCTCATTGATTCTATCAGGGTCAACGGTCTTTGTAACACAGATGAGTTTTGTGTTCCCAAGTTCTTTCAGGATCGAAGTTATATTCTCAGTGACTGACATTTGATTTTTCCGGTTTGATTTGTAAGAATATGTATTATGCAATTTTCAGTTATTAGTTAGTAGATGAAACGATTTCATATAAAAAGTTCGATTAGAAACCTTAGTAATTCTACAGCCAATAGCTTTATAATTAGGTAAAGCCTACCTAAATAACCGGGTAGAGATATGACAGGGAATAAAGAGCATTTATTTTTGGTTTTTGAGAATCTCTTCAAAATAAAAAGTGAGTGTTCATCTGAGATCCTTTGTGGATGCGGATTACCTGATATCACCCTTAAGCAGATAGGATACCTGAAAATAATAGACAGGCATGGGGAGATAACATTCAGCAAGCTGGCTGAAGTTACCAGCAACTCCAAGCCCACAATTTCGGAAATGATCAATAAATTCATCCGGATGGAATGTGTTTACAAAAAAAGGTCTCCTGAAGATGGCAGAGTGTTCAATATCTGCCTGACCGAAAAAGGACAGACGATATGTCGCTGTGAGC
The sequence above is a segment of the uncultured Methanolobus sp. genome. Coding sequences within it:
- a CDS encoding MarR family winged helix-turn-helix transcriptional regulator; amino-acid sequence: MTGNKEHLFLVFENLFKIKSECSSEILCGCGLPDITLKQIGYLKIIDRHGEITFSKLAEVTSNSKPTISEMINKFIRMECVYKKRSPEDGRVFNICLTEKGQTICRCEQHALFQLTEKLSYSLTEDEMRTLVMILEKVK
- a CDS encoding Yip1 family protein, which encodes MLELFRDPNEFFRNRMNEPEDLKRPLYIILGLWLARLFMLTLVSIIFISHYSSNSAMDLSSITSGMYMFFAIILLMILIISLIGILIMWITTAGVFYLFSAIFRGTGSFKRILEFTSYGFIPYIIDTLLTPVYLWLLIPEIDLIAIIENMDKTGDTSMFVHELIYANIPLNVFSTLLSIALFGLALYIWMNGMKHGRNLSTKQAILTVGIPAVFYATYEVLKFIIYFI
- a CDS encoding winged helix-turn-helix domain-containing protein is translated as MSNSFVDVIFASEKRKNVLLLLQDGSKDITFLLEQLKTTRTSLLPQLKIMEKHDIISHSGSDYTLTRMGKLLADAAKPFIETLETLDRSDSYLSSHYYDGIPEQFLKRIREIKDFVLIEPDHVDAQRLNAEYLAEALGSKAIYFVFTFMHPGTIPVLQQLLDSNIDVSIIDSEELTDKLINEMPVTCRYFLTFDNFRIHSYSENIGICSLTVTDNGFLLRLLFKNNEFSNKQIICMSPQGRKWAKDLYDHYEKDAVLITDF
- a CDS encoding YggS family pyridoxal phosphate-dependent enzyme is translated as MSVTENITSILKELGNTKLICVTKTVDPDRINEAIKAGATIIGENRVQEFEEKADRLLSCEKHMIGHLQTNKVKKAVEYFDVIQSVDSLKVAQEIDKRAEDIGKIQKIFLQVNIGDEPQKSGFKIDDIGQEITEISLLNNVRVTGMMCIPPYVPPEQVRPYFRKMKALFDELKAETQGKFDNIDLKELSMGMSGDYRVAIEEGATMVRIGSAIFGERNY